GGGCTCAATTAAATTTAAATTTTCAAAAGTCATTATATAGTATTTGTTTTCAGACCGGAATCAATAATAAAGGTTCTTGTTCACCGGTCTGATGAAAAAGAATGCTTTTTGTTTAAACCTTTAATTTGGGGGAATGATATTCCGGAGGTATTGACAGACTGTTTCTCTGTCGCATCGACTGCTTTCGCAGACCTTTATTAACGTTTAAACCTGCCCAATCATTCTGGGACTTCTTGCCGTTTGTCAAATGTATTTTTTACGGCGAGTGCAAAGATACGCATAATACCAGTGGCTTTTACAATGTCCGAAAAAAGCGGCTTACATTGACCTCCTTTGGCAGGCTAAATGATTTTTCTGTAAGCAATCTTCTCAACTGTGCTGCATACCAAGGTGCCTGTATTACGCCTTTAGATCCCAGCCCGTTAAAGATGGCCAGCTGGGGGTGGAGGGGGTGGAAACCCATTACAGGAGAACGATCTTTTGCCACGGGCCTCATGCCGGCCCAGTGGTCAACCACCTCATAAGGCACCTCAAGTATTTTATCCAGTTTTTCCCTTAGCTCGCGCAGCCCTTCCTCTGTTGGCTCATAGTCCAGGCTTTGGTGACTATACGTGGCGCCCACACGGAAGCGATGCTGGCCCAGAGGCAGGATAAAAACCTCATCACGGATGATGTATTGCTCCTCCAAACCCTCGGCAATGATCTCAATGACTTCGCCCTTATTGGCTAATAATCCATAGTCTTTGAACCAGGGATTTTGGAGTGCTCCAGGCCCTTCACAAAATACAATCTGCTCGGCTTGAATCAATCCATTGACAAAGACCCTGCCCGGTAGGAAACTTATCATTTCATAATCGAGTAAGTTGTTGATAAGCCTGTTTTTCTCTCTGAGCCAGCGGGCCATTGCATAAATCAGCCCCGCCACCTCCAAAAAACCTGAATGACCAATAATTGCAGCCGCTTTTTCATGTTTTAGTCCGGCAATATTTCCCGCAGGGAAAAATCTAGTGATATATCCGCTGAGCTCCCCATTCTTTGCCATTGTCCATTCGGGGATGGTTTGGGGCAGGATTAGCCTGGCCGAAGGGATTTTAAAAAGCAGTTTGACTTCCAGCAGGTCTTCCAGGGCCTTGTACGAGTTTCTCAGCGCAGGCAGCATGACGTCAACCTTATCGGCTAAGAGAATTTTACGGGCTACCAGGGGGTGAAACAACCCTGCTGCAGCCTTGGATGAAGTATTGGGCAGGCCGGGGTCCATCACCATGAAATTCACCCCATGTTTCCACAACTCCCAGGCCAGCAAACTGCCCGCCAGTCCTTGTCCGATAATCAAAACCTGTGTGGTAATCAAAATGAAAGAATTTGGTAATTCTATTTTGCGAATACTTAAAGATAGTTTAATTGACAGAAACGTATGATACGCAGAAAGAAAATTGTGAAAAGAAAAAGATTTGGATAATAACCCCCAATGCCTGTTTTTCGAAAAAAGTTTTACCCGGAACCCCCTGCTGTTTCCATCTCTTAGGAAAGGGGGCATCCCAAAGCTTTTCAAAAAGAATTTGATTTTGATTTGACACGTATTTTAAACGTATTTTAGACGTAGTTCAGACGTGCAAAACCGAATAAACTACGTCTGAACTACGTGTTAACTACGTGTTAACTACGTCTGAACTATGAAGCAGATTAGGCCTGGCAAGGATTTGCAAGAGATGGATTTTCTTTCTGGTCTTCGAATAAGATCCTGATTGAGTACGCAACAGTCACAAATACAGTATTTTGAGTTTAATTTTATTTGGGGATTAGGTTTCCCATCCGGTAATCAGGAAAAATCATTTTGTAGGCGTAATCGCATTATGAGAAGAAGGAAAATTTTGAAAAGAAAAGAGGTTTGGTGATTTATCCGAGCTCTTTCATTCCGAACAGGAATACAAAAAGTTATTAAATGGCATTCAGAAAGTCATGCAGATCCTCGTCCGTTTTTAGGTTCAACTTCTTTCTGAGTCGCGAACGGCTGATAAAAGCACTTGATGGAAGGATATTCAGGATGTCGGCGATTTCCTTCGAGTTTAAACCAATTTTTAAATATGCACACAAACGCAAATCATGGACAGACAAGGCTGGAAATTGCTCCTTTAATTTTTTGAAAAACTCCTGATGCAATTCATCCATTTGTATCTCAAAGGTTTTGTCATCCACAATTAGGTAGGAGTCCAATAATCTTTGCATTTCACTCCATTTCATTTTAGCCAGGGCAGGATTTTTTTGTGCATCGTCGCATTTCTCTTTCAGAATGACAAGCAGGCGATTTTTATCTTCATTCTCTTTTGCTTTCTTTGCCAGTTCAACGGTCTTGTTTTTTAATAGATCTTTGAGCTGGTCCGATTCCACTTTAAGCCGTTCCTGCTCTAGAAGCAGAATTTCTTGTCTGTATTTTTCGGCTTGCTGTCTTAGCGATTGCTGTTCCCTGATCAACATCTTTTTCTTTTCTTTTTTCAGGGTCAATTTTTGCCGTTCGCGAACAAGATAGATGGACAATGACAGTAAGGCAACGTAAAAAACATAAGCAAACCAGGAATGATACCACGGAGCCGCAATTTGGAATGAAACCTCCCGTGATCCTGTTATTTTCCCATTTAAATTTGCTCTAACCAGAAGTGTAAAGTTCCCAAAATCTAAATTAAACAGATCAAAATTATTATCAGATGTCCAGGGAGTCCAGTTTTCTTCATCACTAAGTTTGAACTGGTATAAAACATTGTTTTGGTTTGGAACAATGAATTCAATTCTCAGGTTGTTTAGCCTGGAAGAAATCGTTGCACCATTGAAATACAGGGTTTTTTCTTTGTTATTGAAGGCTTGAATTTTACGTAAAACAGGGTTGTTGAAGGCAGCTAGCTTTTCTTCTGCAGAATTTAGGTATTGAAATGCAAAACCGTTGTAAACCGGAAAAAAATTATACTCCGGGTGCAGTTCAATAGGTTTATAGAATCCAGGCAAAAGATAATCAATGTTGGGATAGCTTACCACTCCTGTATCTTGTAAAAATTTGTTGGCAATGGAATCGAAAGTATACTGAGATTTATTCGTAATCACGTGAATGCCTTTGTTGTTTTGAAACAGGAAAGGATTGGTTCCTTCAAAATCCTTTTCAGGAAAGATCTGTCTCTCAAGGGGATACAGCTTATTATCCAGGGAAGCCCTGATTACACCAAAATTGGGGATATTGACCCATAAAATGTTGTCATTCTCTAAGATCAGCTGATTACAGGAACCAAGAATAAGTTCCATTTTTTTAAAAAACACCCAATTGTTATCCGATTTTTTAAAAATGGAGATGCCATTGTAATTTCCAGTCAATAAAAAATCCTTGTAAGGAACGATAGTCCATACTCCGTGCTGATTGCTAATTTGACGGATGGTATTTCCTTCTAAAACAAATAAACCCTGATCGTGACCGATTAACAAATTATTGTCGATGTTTTCGAGGGTCCAGACTTGTCCTTCTGACCCTGAAACGAGCTGAAAACGAATAAACTCAGCATCGTTGTTGAGATCTGTCCAGTTTGCCTTGTACAACCCCTGGTTTGTTCCAAGAAAAAATATGTTTTCTTTCAGACATGCGGTATGCCCTGTCCCAAAATCTCCCCTGTAATCAAAAAAATAACTAATGTTGTTCTTAAGGTTTAGCGCAGCGATTCCATAATCCATTCCAATCCATAATTTCCCTGCAGGACTGTAATGTAAACTTAAAATAGTATTATTGGGTAATCCCTTATTTTTATTTATATGATGAATTATTTTTCCATCAAGATCAGCGATGTACAAACCTTTCAACACAGTTCCAAAAGCCAGGTAACTTTTGTCAATGTGTTCAAAGCTAAAAACATTCGCAGTTTTTAAATTTTGCGATAAGCTGTTGTTAATGGGGCTGAGCTGGCCTCCTGAATATCGGTAAAGCCCGGAGTTTTTGGTGACAATAATAGTATCCTCGTTTTTCTGAAATATTCCGGAAATCTGGAATTTTATTGTATCCGGGAAACTGAAAACAAGGTTGAGTGAAAGATCGGCGAACTGATAAAGGCCAAATGTTTCATCTGCAAAATACAGGTTATCGTTAGAGAAAAAGCAGTCGGTAAATTTACTTGGTGCCGCTATCTTTGTAAGTTGTTCATTTTTGTATATGTAAATATTTTGTGCTGAAACAAAAATGACATTGTCCTCAAGCAAGTGAACGTCCCAAAACTCTTCATACAACTCAAAAAGATCTTGCTGAAATGGGTATAAAGAAATGTATTCAAAGGCCTGGTATTTATTTTTTTTCCAGACTCCAAAATCCAAATCCGAACCAGAATAAATGATCGAATCATTAAGAACCAATAAGGCACGGGTTATACCGCTACTCCCTTTGTAACTGTTCCAGGTTTTGCCATCGTACTCCAGCAAACCCAGATCGGCGGCCATATAAACTATGCCATTGGGCGCTGATGCAATATCCCATATTTTTCCTTTGTTATGAAAGTCAGAAGGTGAAAAGTTTTCAAGCAAAGGAACTCCTTTTTCCGGAAAATTTTGCCCTGTTAGCGAAAAAGTGCCGAAAAAAAATAAAAATAAAAGGATAAAAGAAGCCTTCAAATGTTTTCTGTGTCGTCAGTATTTATATTTATGCAATATAATAAAAAATACTGTAGGTTTCCGACATGTATTAGGATATACCTCGTATTCTTTTTGCCAATCCTGTGTAAGATACCAATTATCTTCCCGGATAATTAATATACCCCCCTGCAATTCTCTTGCAAATAAACACTAATCCTGTCAACTTCACGGGCTCCTGCAGGAATTTCCTCTAACTCCAGGCCAGGAAATAACTGTTTTTCATTCCATTGTTGAATGGTGGTGCTAAAAAACGCTGATGTATATGAATCAGTTTCATATACAATGATATCATACTTTTCTCCTTTATCGCCTCCAAAACGAGTGATAACCTGCCATTCACCATTTCTTTTATACGAAGTATTGGTATGATCAGACTGAGGATAATATAAATTGTTACTGGGTTTTAACAGAACCCAAATATCTTTTTCATGCGATTCTGGATAAACGCCGTAAGTTAAAATCCTGCATTTTACAGAGTCATTTTCAACCGGCGAAATTACCTGAACACTTTTTACCGGATATTCTATTTGTCTTTTGCTTCCTAATACTGGTTGTTCAATCTGGCCTGGCATATTTGCACCCACATAGGCGTATGCGCCATAAAAGATTAATAAAATACCCAATATAGCCAACGGGATTTTTAATTTAATATTTATTAAATCCAGTGAAGCTCCTCGAAATGAAATGCTATCCACAATCGCAATCAAAACAAGGATAGCACCAATGATGATTAGGATAGTTTCTGAAGACATTTTTTTGAAGTTTTAATAAATGTAATAAAACAATTTTAAAATGCGATGAGAAAAAGAGAAAAAAGCCGTCCTTTTACAGACGGCTTTTTTTAAATGAAATTAAATTTACTTCACAATCAGTTTTTGGGTTTGCAATCCTCCGTTCAATGTTTGAATTCTCACGAAATAAACTCCCCGGTTCATGCCGCCGGTGTTTATTTTGGAAGCGTTGGTTGAAAGGATCATTCTTCCGCTAAGGTCAAACACTTCCAATTGTTTTACCTGGGCGTTGAGAGTCACCACTTGGCCCGAATTGACGGGGTTTGGATACAACCTAACCTGACTCTGGGCGGCATCAAGCTCGTTCACGCTGGTTCCGTCAGAATAGAAGAACACATTGTCGACATAAACCGTGAATGCTGCGGTTGGCAAGCCAGATAAAACTAACTGCGCAATATTTTGTCTTCCCGCAAGGTTAGTAAAATCATCCAGGGGAATATCCAGACTCACCCATTCACCCTGGGTTAAATCGGTAAATACAACTTCGTGCTCGGTGTCGTCACCACCGCCATAACCAGCATCAGGACCAAAGTCAACAAGTTTCACGCGGAATGTTGTGAAATCTGCAGACCAAACATCCAAATGGAAATGTGTCATACTGGTTATGTCAATCTGGTTTGCCACTGTTTCAATCCCCACATAGTCGAGGCTCGAATATTTTTTGGTAGGATTACCATCAATGGTTACTTCTTCATAGGCTGCTTGTGACCAATCAGTTCTCCAGGTATCAACAGGGACATCTGTGTAGGCATCACTGAACAGGGAAATCACGTCAGCCGGATCCTGGGTTGGGGTTGGTGCTCCTTCCGTTGGGCCGTCAGGCGTTGTACCTCCGGCATTAAAGGTGATGTTGTCAAAATAAACAATGTTATCCTGTTCTCTGCCTTCCAAATCAAAATCAGGAAATACAACAATTTGATCATATTGACCTTCTGCTTCAGGTGGATTTGGAAAGTCAGAGAAATCAAAGGTCAATTCTTCCCATTCATCCACCAGGGTGTTGGCTACCTTAATTTCAGGCTGCGACCAACCGCTGTTGGCCACCAACTTAATGCCTACATCACTGATTACAGACTTCCATACCATGATCTTGATGGTAGAGTTTGTTTCATCCAGCACGAACGGACCAAGGTCAGTTGTGCCATGGGCTGATTCAACCCCAGCATAGGGCTGTCCGGTTTGCAGTGCTGTAAATTTGGCCACAGTGGCTGATGTATTTGCCCCAGATTGGTCGGGATTTGCAATGATTTCAAGTGCAGGATTGGTATCGTTTTCAAACACGTTCCAGGTCCAGTCGGCGCCATAGCCACCCTCTTCAAAGTCGATGGGAGCATTGGGCCCTTCTGGTGTGGTTCCCCCACCACCTGAAACAGCACTTGCAGTTGCAGCACCGGGAGAGAATAATTCTTCAACGGTGTTGTATTGATACAGCCAGAAAGTATAACTGGTGCCAAGTTCGAGTCCTCCGAGCACAAAACCGAATGCATTGATGCCATCACCATCACCAGCAGTCGAACCAAAAATATATTCGGTTGCAGTGGTAGGATCAGCAGGGGCTTCGGCAGTTTTTGAGTAAAACATTTTATAAACCACATCGCCACCTACCTGGTTGGGGCCACAAGCAATGAATAATTCTCCATCTCCAACCGGAGTTTCACCTATCATGTTTGAAACAGCCAGACCTGCAGGCACCTGAGGAGCACCGCCACTGCCAGCCGCCGAGAAGGTTATGTTATCGAAATAGACAATATTGTCCTGCTCTCTGCCTTCCAGATCAAAGTCGGGAAAAATAGCAATTTGATCATATTGACCTTCAGCTTCTGGCGGGTTTGGAAGACCAGAAAAGTCAAAAGTAAGTTCTTCCCATTCATTAACCAAGGTGTTGGCTATTTTAATTTCAGGCTGAGCCCAACCGCTGTTGGCAATTAACTTTATGCCTACATCACTGATTACAGTTTTCCACACCATGATCTTGATGGTGGAATTTGTTTCATCCAGTACAAATGGACCAAGGTCAGTTGTCCCGTGAGCAGATTCAACACCAGCCCAAGGTTGTCCGGTCTGCAGTGCCGTAAATTTGGCCACCTTAGCAGAAGTGTTATTTCCTGATTGATCAGGATTGTCGATAATTTCTAACGCAGGATTGGTATCATTTTCAAATACTGTCCAAGTCCAGTCGGCGCCGTATCCGCCTTCTTCAAAATCGATGGGGGCATTGGGCCCTTCGGTTGGTCCTGAGCCATCCTTGTAAAAATAAATATTATCAAGGAATATGGTTGGGGATCCATCTCCGTCGAAAAACTTGAACTGGATTACATTGGCCAAATCAACTACGTCAGCAAATTCCGTCAACGGAATGTTGTAGCTAACCCATTGGTTTGGTGTAATTGGTAATGAATATACAATTTCACTTGGTCCTGGGCTGATCAGGGTAAAATTCACTACAGTTGCATCGGCCGTCCACATATCAATATGTATGGTTTCCATTTGCGTAACATTAAGTGCACTGGCAAATTCAGTCCCTTGGTAATTGAAGTTGGCATACTTTAATGTTTCATTTCCAGCAATTTCAACAAAAGACATCACGGTAGATTGTCCCCATCCTGGGTTAAAATTGGTCCCTGCCACATCGGTGTAAGCACCGCTGAAAATGGAAAGCACGTTGGCCTCATCTTCGGTAGGGGTTGGGGCAGCCACAGTAGGGCCGTCAGGTGTGGTTCCTCCAGCATTGAAGGTAATATTATCAAAATAAATAATATTGTCCTGTTCTCTTCCTTCCAGATCAAAATCAGGGAATACAACCACCTGATCCAACTGACCTTCTTCTTCAGGAGGGTTAAGATATGCTGAGAAGTCGAAAGTAAGTTCTTCCCACTCGTTTACCAAGGTATTCGGAACCTTAATTTCTACTTGTGCCCAGCCATTTGCTGAGACCAATTTAATGCCCACATCGCTGATAACTGTTTTCCAAACCATAATTTTAATTGTGGAATTGGTCGCATCCAGCACAAATGGGCCGAGGTCAGTTGTGCCATGGGCAGATTCAACACCAGCCCAAGGCTGACCTGCCTGCAAAGCTGTGAACTTGGCTACTGTTGCAGAAGTGTTGATTCCTGACGGATCAGGGTTAGTAATAATCTCCAATGCAGGATTGGTATCGTTTTCAAAGACTGTCCACGTCCAGTCGGCTCCGTGCCCACCCGGTTCAAAATCGATCGGGCCATTTTGAGCAAAACTCATTAATGATGC
The sequence above is a segment of the Bacteroides sp. genome. Coding sequences within it:
- a CDS encoding T9SS type A sorting domain-containing protein, coding for MKKTTIFLMMLIASLMSFAQNGPIDFEPGGHGADWTWTVFENDTNPALEIITNPDPSGINTSATVAKFTALQAGQPWAGVESAHGTTDLGPFVLDATNSTIKIMVWKTVISDVGIKLVSANGWAQVEIKVPNTLVNEWEELTFDFSAYLNPPEEEGQLDQVVVFPDFDLEGREQDNIIYFDNITFNAGGTTPDGPTVAAPTPTEDEANVLSIFSGAYTDVAGTNFNPGWGQSTVMSFVEIAGNETLKYANFNYQGTEFASALNVTQMETIHIDMWTADATVVNFTLISPGPSEIVYSLPITPNQWVSYNIPLTEFADVVDLANVIQFKFFDGDGSPTIFLDNIYFYKDGSGPTEGPNAPIDFEEGGYGADWTWTVFENDTNPALEIIDNPDQSGNNTSAKVAKFTALQTGQPWAGVESAHGTTDLGPFVLDETNSTIKIMVWKTVISDVGIKLIANSGWAQPEIKIANTLVNEWEELTFDFSGLPNPPEAEGQYDQIAIFPDFDLEGREQDNIVYFDNITFSAAGSGGAPQVPAGLAVSNMIGETPVGDGELFIACGPNQVGGDVVYKMFYSKTAEAPADPTTATEYIFGSTAGDGDGINAFGFVLGGLELGTSYTFWLYQYNTVEELFSPGAATASAVSGGGGTTPEGPNAPIDFEEGGYGADWTWNVFENDTNPALEIIANPDQSGANTSATVAKFTALQTGQPYAGVESAHGTTDLGPFVLDETNSTIKIMVWKSVISDVGIKLVANSGWSQPEIKVANTLVDEWEELTFDFSDFPNPPEAEGQYDQIVVFPDFDLEGREQDNIVYFDNITFNAGGTTPDGPTEGAPTPTQDPADVISLFSDAYTDVPVDTWRTDWSQAAYEEVTIDGNPTKKYSSLDYVGIETVANQIDITSMTHFHLDVWSADFTTFRVKLVDFGPDAGYGGGDDTEHEVVFTDLTQGEWVSLDIPLDDFTNLAGRQNIAQLVLSGLPTAAFTVYVDNVFFYSDGTSVNELDAAQSQVRLYPNPVNSGQVVTLNAQVKQLEVFDLSGRMILSTNASKINTGGMNRGVYFVRIQTLNGGLQTQKLIVK
- a CDS encoding FAD-dependent oxidoreductase, coding for MITTQVLIIGQGLAGSLLAWELWKHGVNFMVMDPGLPNTSSKAAAGLFHPLVARKILLADKVDVMLPALRNSYKALEDLLEVKLLFKIPSARLILPQTIPEWTMAKNGELSGYITRFFPAGNIAGLKHEKAAAIIGHSGFLEVAGLIYAMARWLREKNRLINNLLDYEMISFLPGRVFVNGLIQAEQIVFCEGPGALQNPWFKDYGLLANKGEVIEIIAEGLEEQYIIRDEVFILPLGQHRFRVGATYSHQSLDYEPTEEGLRELREKLDKILEVPYEVVDHWAGMRPVAKDRSPVMGFHPLHPQLAIFNGLGSKGVIQAPWYAAQLRRLLTEKSFSLPKEVNVSRFFRTL